DNA sequence from the Mus caroli chromosome X, CAROLI_EIJ_v1.1, whole genome shotgun sequence genome:
AGAATTCTTCGAACTGCCTCCTCAAAGGCAGCAGCAACATTGGTGGAATCTTTTGCACTTGTTTCAAAGTAAGGATAGTCGCCGTTGTCCTTGCACCAGGCTTGGGCTTCTTCTGTAGACACCTGCCGTTCTTTTATGTCAGTCTTATTGCccaaaatcacaaagggaaagcTTTCAGGCTCTTTCACATCTGCGTAATATATGAACTCTTTCTTCCAGTTGCTCAAATTCTGGAAGCTCTGTGAATCATCAACACTAAATGTAAGCAGGCAACAGTCAGAACCTCGGTAAAATGGTGTCCTCAGGCTTCGGAATCGTTCTTGACCAGCTGTGTCCCAAATCTGCATGGTAACAAAATGTCCATCCACCTCcagatct
Encoded proteins:
- the Rab9a gene encoding ras-related protein Rab-9A; this translates as MAGKSSLFKIILLGDGGVGKSSLMNRYVTNKFDSQLFHTIGVEFLNKDLEVDGHFVTMQIWDTAGQERFRSLRTPFYRGSDCCLLTFSVDDSQSFQNLSNWKKEFIYYADVKEPESFPFVILGNKTDIKERQVSTEEAQAWCKDNGDYPYFETSAKDSTNVAAAFEEAVRRILATEDRSEHLIQTDTVNLHRKPKPNSSCC